The following are from one region of the Arcobacter defluvii genome:
- a CDS encoding helix-turn-helix domain-containing protein codes for MNENLLTKEELAVRLNLSVYEVEQLRKTKNMPYTKIGRVYRYDLEIVSKFIKTLSSTNEKKKSGN; via the coding sequence ATGAATGAAAATCTACTCACTAAAGAAGAATTAGCTGTAAGACTTAATTTATCTGTCTATGAAGTAGAACAATTAAGAAAAACAAAAAATATGCCTTACACCAAAATTGGAAGAGTATATAGATATGACCTAGAAATAGTTTCAAAGTTTATTAAAACTTTATCTTCTACAAATGAAAAGAAAAAATCAGGTAATTAA